In one Drosophila pseudoobscura strain MV-25-SWS-2005 chromosome X, UCI_Dpse_MV25, whole genome shotgun sequence genomic region, the following are encoded:
- the LOC4811755 gene encoding uncharacterized protein — MSAKGRPQSYRGKSHMKGLESPDDLSDKDSLLDLGPTAPPPEDPNVLTVGIIADTEVTLGFLLAGIGFRRDNQNSYLMVESDMPQEEIESFFEQLYRMHNLGIIILDFPTHKRLKSVLDKCKNMLPVVVVVPNKATLGPYQEWKGRKHIREQDM, encoded by the exons atgTCAGCCAAAGGACGACCCCAGAGTTATAGGGGAAAGAGCCATATGAAGGGTTTGGAGTCCCCGGATGACCTATCGGACAAAGACAGTTTGTTAGATCTGGGGCCAACCGCGCCGCCGCCTGAGGATCCGAACGTTCTTACCGTTGGGATCATTGCAGATACC GAGGTGACCTTGGGGTTCCTGCTCGCTGGCATCGGATTCCGTCGGGACAATCAAAACAGTTACCTGATGGTGGAAAGTG ACATGCCCCAAGAGGAGATCGAGAGCTTCTTTGAACAACTGTACAGGATGCACAACCTCGGGATCATCATCCTCGACTTTCCAACGCACAAGCGGCTTAAATCAGTGTTGGATAAGTGCAAAAATATGCTGCCCGTGGTAGTTGTTGTCCCCAACAAGGCAACCCTGGGACCCTATCAAGAATGGAAGGGCCGCAAGCATATCCGTGAGCAGGATATGTAA